One genomic region from Bubalus bubalis isolate 160015118507 breed Murrah chromosome 12, NDDB_SH_1, whole genome shotgun sequence encodes:
- the GKN2 gene encoding gastrokine-2 — MKILVVFLVALAIFGTQSLGNEVYNIISPTDKGGQIQETMTIDNEKNAAIINIHAGSCSSTTIFDYKHGYIALRVLSRRACYILKMDHKAIPALDQLKRYIFERKALNSMFSDKYIWVKYNPLKSLITNVDWFLFGSPIRQLCEHVPLYQGEVADKTHNTGAGVCAKAGLLGILGISVCADVHV; from the exons ATGAAAATCCTT GTGGTATTTCTGGTGGCACTGGCCATCTTTGGGACACAATCTTTGGGAAATGAG GTTTATAACATCATCAGCCCAACTGACAAAGGTGGCCAAATTCAGGAGACGATGACAATTGACAATGAAAAAAATGCTGCCATCATTAACATCCACGCAGGATCATGCTCCTCTACCACCATTTTTGACTATAAACAT GGCTACATTGCGCTCAGGGTGCTCTCCAGAAGAGCCTGCTACATCCTGAAGATGGACCACAAAGCCATCCCTGCTCTGGACCAGCTCAAACGGTACATCTTTGAGAGGAAG GCTTTGAACAGCATGTTCTCTGACAAATACATCTGGGTCAAGTACAACCCACTGAAGTCTCTGATCACAAACGTGGATTGGTTCCTGTTTGGATCACCCATCAGGCAGCTTTGCGAACATGTCCCCTTATATCAGGGGGAAGTGGCTGATAAGACAC ATAATACTGGTGCTGGAGTCTGCGCAAAGGCTGGGCTCCTGGGCATCTTGGGAATTTCCGTCTGTGCAGATGTTCACGTGTAA